One Lactobacillus sp. CBA3606 DNA segment encodes these proteins:
- the treR gene encoding trehalose operon repressor: protein MRNKSALVYDDLMQKIDREVYKLGTYLPSEYQICELYGISRETGRKALAMLAEDGYIQKIRGKGSMVIEHRQYEFPVSGIVSYKELAQQLHVNTENDVYYFEPHVSLPVQKFTSLGVEMAAEPVTAIKRIRVIDSEPDIIDKDYILQAVVPDLPKSAAEDSLYAYFEDELGLEIAYATKEITMEPANAEDCERLNLAAGAYMAVVRSVTSLADATPFQYTESRHRADKFRFRDFARRTKKSN, encoded by the coding sequence ATGCGAAATAAATCAGCACTAGTTTATGATGACTTAATGCAAAAAATTGATCGCGAGGTTTACAAACTAGGCACTTATCTGCCGAGTGAATATCAAATCTGTGAACTTTACGGTATCTCACGAGAAACTGGGCGCAAGGCCTTGGCAATGTTAGCTGAGGATGGTTATATCCAGAAAATTCGTGGGAAGGGGTCGATGGTAATTGAACATCGACAGTATGAATTTCCAGTTTCTGGGATTGTCAGCTATAAGGAGTTAGCGCAACAGCTACATGTGAATACTGAAAATGACGTGTACTACTTTGAACCACATGTGAGCTTACCAGTTCAAAAGTTTACATCGTTAGGGGTCGAGATGGCTGCCGAACCAGTGACTGCGATTAAGCGGATTCGCGTCATTGATAGCGAACCAGATATTATCGACAAGGATTATATTTTACAAGCGGTGGTACCGGATTTACCAAAAAGTGCGGCTGAAGATTCATTGTATGCCTACTTTGAGGATGAATTGGGGTTAGAGATTGCCTATGCCACCAAAGAGATTACGATGGAGCCGGCGAACGCTGAAGATTGTGAACGCCTCAACTTAGCAGCTGGGGCGTATATGGCAGTGGTCCGGAGTGTCACTAGTCTAGCGGATGCGACGCCATTCCAATATACCGAATCACGACATCGTGCAGATAAGTTTCGGTTTCGGGACTTTGCCCGCCGGACTAAGAAGTCAAATTAG
- a CDS encoding glycosyl hydrolase family 65 protein produces the protein MDLWTIEADQPTRELATQLTVSNGLIGVKDLTEIPQLQTGQPTDTAVYVNGFYEDDPIQYGEAQFGFPKQNQTMLPLPAPTRFDLWLDDVPVDLQQGRLVAQHYQLSMQTGQFTHTITWEEQATGRQLAITLTRFASLDTVGLLTQQLQVQPLNFEHGRLRVISGRHVQAQAKATDQLIEPAVTQLTPALRGLTYTAPHSEQMVTLVTHYDQPGQWVADGNWLGEFELTTQPISLTKTGWFQLGALTALSATATTQLTTSFAELAAAQTAVLTKFWAISDIQISGDSPAQLGLRFSQFGLLQASGTHQGNQGIAAKGLTGSGDNGHYLWDTEIYEAPFFYWNHPQLARQLLLGRYHQLAAAQAHAQALGLNGALFPWQTINGETASAHFSAATTAIHINADIAYFVIRYYQITHDATFMRDYGQELLVETSRFYLSYGNFDQEKGFVLNTVTGPDEYTALINNNAYTNYLVQFELRYLTDHFTQKDIGRFKVSQREWDHFKAAADQMYFETHGDLIAQDDSFLSKERLDLTRIPKDQFPLLQHYHPLMLYRLQVLQQADLLLAMVLLPEQFSTAQVKTNYDYYEPLTTPDSSLSPAIHAIAAARFGDNTDASAFFQRTINTDLKNEQGNTAAGLHLAAMGGSWIDFAWGLMGLTVDDEAATLRPQLPANWTSCTFKLRYRGISYTIEVTATTLVVTGAQGDEVTIDADQRLIRILAV, from the coding sequence ATGGATTTATGGACAATTGAAGCCGATCAACCAACCCGTGAATTGGCAACCCAATTAACGGTTAGTAATGGGTTGATTGGAGTTAAAGATTTAACTGAAATACCACAGTTACAAACCGGACAACCGACTGATACGGCTGTTTATGTAAATGGGTTTTATGAGGATGACCCGATTCAATACGGTGAAGCCCAATTTGGTTTTCCAAAACAAAATCAAACCATGTTACCATTGCCAGCGCCCACCCGTTTTGACCTGTGGTTGGACGATGTGCCAGTGGATTTACAACAAGGGCGACTCGTGGCACAACATTATCAGTTATCCATGCAAACCGGGCAATTTACCCATACGATTACTTGGGAAGAACAGGCGACTGGCCGACAACTAGCCATTACCTTAACGCGCTTTGCGAGCTTGGATACGGTGGGGTTATTAACCCAACAGCTCCAAGTGCAACCGCTTAATTTTGAACACGGTCGGTTGCGGGTGATTTCTGGGCGACATGTGCAGGCCCAGGCTAAAGCGACTGATCAGCTTATCGAACCAGCAGTGACGCAATTAACGCCAGCCTTACGTGGGTTAACCTATACGGCGCCACATAGTGAACAGATGGTGACCTTAGTGACCCACTACGATCAACCGGGACAGTGGGTTGCTGATGGAAATTGGCTGGGTGAATTTGAGTTAACCACGCAACCAATCAGTTTAACTAAAACCGGGTGGTTCCAATTAGGCGCCCTCACGGCTTTATCAGCAACGGCGACCACCCAGTTGACGACGAGCTTTGCAGAACTAGCAGCGGCACAAACGGCGGTGTTAACCAAGTTTTGGGCCATTAGTGATATTCAGATTAGTGGGGATTCGCCGGCGCAATTAGGCCTCCGTTTTTCACAATTTGGGTTATTACAGGCGTCTGGCACGCATCAAGGTAATCAAGGCATTGCTGCAAAGGGCTTAACCGGGAGTGGCGATAATGGGCATTACTTGTGGGACACTGAAATCTATGAAGCTCCTTTCTTTTATTGGAACCACCCACAGTTAGCGCGGCAGTTATTATTAGGCCGTTATCATCAATTGGCGGCAGCGCAGGCGCATGCACAAGCATTAGGCTTGAATGGGGCCTTATTCCCTTGGCAAACGATTAATGGCGAAACCGCATCAGCCCACTTTTCAGCGGCCACCACGGCTATCCATATTAATGCGGATATTGCCTACTTTGTGATTCGCTATTATCAGATTACGCATGATGCCACCTTTATGCGAGACTATGGACAGGAGCTATTAGTTGAAACCAGTCGTTTTTATTTAAGTTATGGCAATTTTGATCAGGAAAAAGGATTTGTTTTGAATACGGTGACCGGACCGGATGAATATACGGCGTTAATTAATAATAATGCCTATACAAATTATCTGGTTCAGTTTGAACTACGTTATTTAACGGACCACTTCACGCAAAAAGATATCGGCCGCTTTAAAGTTTCACAACGTGAATGGGATCATTTTAAAGCCGCAGCAGACCAGATGTACTTTGAAACTCATGGCGATTTGATTGCACAAGATGATAGTTTCTTATCGAAGGAACGCTTGGATTTGACCCGCATCCCTAAGGATCAATTTCCACTTTTGCAACATTACCATCCGTTGATGTTATACCGGTTACAAGTTTTGCAGCAGGCGGATTTACTATTAGCAATGGTGCTGTTACCAGAACAGTTCAGCACGGCACAAGTAAAGACCAACTACGATTATTACGAACCGTTAACAACGCCTGATTCATCACTTTCGCCAGCAATTCATGCGATTGCAGCGGCACGCTTTGGTGACAATACTGACGCGAGTGCCTTCTTTCAACGGACCATCAATACGGACCTAAAAAATGAACAAGGTAATACGGCAGCTGGTCTGCATTTAGCAGCCATGGGGGGGAGCTGGATAGACTTTGCTTGGGGGCTGATGGGTTTGACTGTTGATGATGAAGCGGCCACTTTACGGCCACAGCTACCGGCCAACTGGACCAGTTGTACGTTTAAGTTACGTTATCGCGGGATTAGCTATACGATTGAAGTGACGGCAACGACCTTAGTCGTGACGGGCGCGCAAGGTGATGAAGTGACTATCGATGCGGATCAACGGCTGATTCGTATCTTAGCAGTGTAA
- a CDS encoding LysR family transcriptional regulator, giving the protein MIENYLLEELTVFAQTGTLTQTAAQLNVTQPSVTRGMQKLEDDFGVQLFVRQANRIKLTPTGELAAKEATKLLQASTAMVSRVQNYYHGQHTTILAATVPGPLILLTQLQNTLNEKIQLVDKLVPTESIETVLTSNQYSILFSNQEIFATDIESQYIGEERLQVNLDQFMYLANQATVTFDELKGLSFIVMRAIGSWHKIIEKQIANAKFMYQDDRDSFTEITKYSRFPFFTTSLSQSDPLYDKSVKADTDRVSVPISDDSAQMPIYANYSLSQKSRLIPLIRDIQQHWPTAIPK; this is encoded by the coding sequence ATGATTGAAAATTATTTATTAGAAGAACTCACCGTCTTTGCTCAGACCGGAACACTGACCCAAACGGCGGCCCAATTGAACGTGACCCAACCATCGGTCACGCGTGGCATGCAAAAACTAGAGGATGATTTTGGTGTGCAATTATTTGTTCGCCAAGCAAATCGAATCAAACTCACGCCTACTGGTGAACTAGCTGCTAAAGAGGCCACCAAGCTGTTACAAGCGAGCACCGCCATGGTTTCCAGAGTTCAGAATTACTACCACGGTCAACACACAACAATCCTCGCCGCCACTGTCCCTGGTCCACTAATTTTATTGACTCAATTACAGAACACCCTTAACGAAAAAATTCAACTTGTCGATAAACTGGTCCCCACAGAATCGATTGAAACAGTACTGACTAGTAATCAATATTCAATCCTATTTTCCAATCAAGAGATTTTTGCGACCGACATCGAATCTCAATACATTGGTGAAGAACGACTACAAGTTAATCTAGACCAGTTTATGTACCTAGCCAACCAAGCAACCGTAACTTTCGACGAATTAAAAGGCCTAAGCTTTATCGTCATGCGTGCCATTGGCTCATGGCATAAAATAATCGAAAAACAGATTGCAAATGCAAAATTTATGTATCAAGACGATCGTGATTCTTTTACTGAAATCACTAAATATTCTCGTTTTCCATTCTTTACCACTAGCCTTTCACAGAGTGACCCTTTATATGATAAAAGTGTTAAAGCAGACACTGATCGAGTTTCCGTACCAATTAGCGACGATAGTGCTCAGATGCCAATCTATGCCAACTATTCACTGTCCCAAAAGAGCCGCTTAATCCCCTTAATTAGGGACATTCAACAACACTGGCCCACTGCTATCCCCAAATAG
- a CDS encoding glucose PTS transporter subunit IIA: protein MVKKMQTVTIATPVTGTVIPLKSVKDPVFSAGMLGLGFGVQPSAGQIVAPVSGKVTMVAETKHAIGFSTPADNLEVLVHLGIDTVDLKGAPFTLTVKVGDEVKAGDVIATMDLAAIEQANKQTTVILAVTNSSDKLASLDIATGTTTAGQMVATGRLNANTFNAKQQGRLPQAGKYDELAAAIVANVGGVENIKSLIHCITRLRFYLKDEQQANDDVIANLKGVIDVAKAGGQYQVIIGPAVTDVYDAVIKLIGPELSNDAETAKAVAETNAAANRPTTLWGQIKYAFSSLIGVITGSMIPVIGLLAASGILKGVLALLTTFNIVDPKASTYIIINAMGDSVFYFLPIFVGFTAAKKLGSDPVIMGIIGGVLTYPTLVSIAGGGKTLGTFLGMSVNASFFGLPVHMASYTYSIFPMIAGAWLASKLEPWLKRVIPVVLRMIFVPLFEVVIISGVIILFLGPIITVISTGLANAIVAIYNLSPAISGLIIGGFYQVLVIFGLHWALIPIVANDIASTGHSYLNAIISATMVAQGGAVLAIAMKSKLANIKELAWPATISAFSGVTEPAMYGINLKYGRAFVTASIGAAVGGFLTGLLHVNMWGFSGSLIGFTSFVNPKGLDFSFWGYWIATLATIVVSFTLTWFFGFKDEDVATVKTAPKKRHLGATA from the coding sequence ATGGTGAAGAAAATGCAAACGGTTACAATTGCAACCCCCGTTACTGGGACTGTGATACCGTTAAAATCAGTGAAAGATCCGGTCTTTTCAGCCGGCATGTTGGGACTTGGATTTGGCGTTCAGCCTAGTGCTGGGCAAATCGTCGCGCCAGTCAGTGGTAAAGTGACAATGGTCGCTGAAACCAAGCACGCGATTGGCTTCAGTACACCGGCTGATAACTTGGAAGTGTTGGTACATTTAGGGATTGATACGGTGGACTTAAAAGGTGCGCCGTTTACCTTAACGGTCAAGGTTGGCGACGAGGTGAAAGCCGGCGACGTGATTGCGACCATGGATTTAGCAGCTATTGAACAAGCCAATAAGCAGACGACCGTGATTCTAGCGGTGACTAATTCTAGTGATAAGTTGGCCTCGTTAGATATTGCGACCGGGACCACTACGGCAGGCCAAATGGTTGCGACGGGACGATTGAATGCCAATACATTTAATGCTAAACAGCAAGGACGTTTGCCACAAGCCGGTAAGTATGATGAACTAGCCGCAGCGATTGTCGCTAATGTCGGTGGCGTTGAGAATATTAAAAGCTTGATTCATTGTATTACGCGGCTGCGCTTCTACCTTAAGGATGAACAGCAGGCTAATGATGACGTTATTGCGAATTTAAAGGGCGTCATCGACGTTGCGAAAGCTGGCGGTCAATATCAAGTGATTATTGGGCCAGCCGTGACGGATGTCTATGATGCCGTAATTAAGTTAATCGGACCCGAATTATCCAATGATGCGGAAACGGCTAAAGCGGTCGCCGAAACCAATGCCGCTGCTAATCGGCCAACCACGTTGTGGGGGCAAATCAAGTATGCTTTTAGTAGTCTAATTGGGGTGATTACGGGGTCGATGATTCCGGTGATTGGATTATTGGCTGCTTCCGGGATTTTAAAAGGGGTGCTGGCATTACTGACGACCTTTAATATCGTTGATCCGAAAGCGTCGACGTATATCATTATTAATGCCATGGGTGATTCGGTGTTTTACTTCTTACCGATTTTTGTCGGCTTCACCGCTGCGAAAAAATTAGGCTCTGATCCTGTCATTATGGGGATTATTGGTGGGGTCTTGACCTATCCGACCTTGGTTTCAATTGCGGGCGGGGGCAAGACGTTGGGGACTTTCCTCGGTATGAGTGTGAATGCGAGTTTCTTTGGCTTACCGGTGCATATGGCGTCGTACACGTATTCTATTTTTCCAATGATTGCGGGGGCTTGGCTGGCTAGCAAGCTTGAACCGTGGTTAAAACGGGTGATTCCGGTTGTTTTGCGGATGATTTTTGTGCCATTATTCGAAGTGGTTATTATTTCCGGGGTCATTATCTTATTCCTCGGGCCAATCATTACCGTGATTTCAACGGGCTTAGCCAATGCCATTGTGGCAATCTATAACTTGAGTCCGGCAATTTCTGGCTTGATTATTGGTGGCTTCTATCAAGTCCTCGTGATTTTTGGATTACATTGGGCCTTGATTCCAATCGTCGCCAACGATATTGCGTCGACAGGGCATAGTTATTTAAATGCCATCATTTCTGCAACGATGGTTGCTCAAGGTGGGGCCGTACTGGCGATTGCGATGAAGTCTAAATTAGCTAATATCAAAGAGTTAGCTTGGCCGGCAACCATTTCAGCCTTTTCTGGCGTGACGGAACCGGCGATGTATGGGATTAACTTGAAGTATGGTCGCGCCTTTGTCACCGCTAGTATTGGGGCCGCCGTTGGGGGGTTCTTGACCGGACTATTACACGTTAATATGTGGGGCTTTAGCGGTTCGTTAATTGGCTTTACCTCCTTTGTGAATCCGAAGGGGTTGGACTTTAGCTTCTGGGGTTATTGGATTGCGACGCTTGCCACAATTGTGGTGTCATTTACCTTAACTTGGTTCTTCGGCTTTAAGGATGAAGATGTCGCGACCGTTAAGACGGCGCCTAAGAAACGTCATTTAGGCGCAACGGCCTAA
- the treC gene encoding alpha,alpha-phosphotrehalase: protein MKLSQQVIYQLYPKSFYDSDGDGIGDLQGIIAKIPYLAKLNIDMIWFNPFFVSPQNDNGYDIADYYQIDPTFGTMADFDELVAKLKAVGIEVMLDMVFNHTSTAHPWFQKALAGDPNYQKFYYLRPAKANGQLPTNWESKFGGPAWAPFGTTGLYYLHLYDPTQADLDWHNPAVRAACSAVVNFWRQKGVKGFRFDVFNVTGKATTLVDAPAGVASKTLYTDQPVVHDYLRALNQASYGQDAASITVGEMSSTTIENSIGYTAPANQELSMVFNFHHLKTDYVDGRKWSKMPFNFPRLKRLLDDWAKGMAVGGGWQALFWNNHDQPRAINRFGDAGKYRTKSAEMLATVIHLMRGTPFIYMGEEIGMTDPDYQSMTDYVDVEAENAYHTLIQQGYRPEDAFTIVKAKARDNSRTPMQWDASATAGFTTGTPWLQPTNQAEINVDEELAHGEIFNYYQQLIHLRKTMPIVADGDYQPWRLDDDQVFGYWRQLGTQRLLVLNNFYGTATTVTLPTAMVTAKVLLSNYTQVQVQPNLVLKPYQSVVLMQA from the coding sequence ATGAAATTATCACAACAAGTCATTTATCAGCTTTATCCAAAATCATTTTATGATAGTGATGGTGATGGGATTGGTGATCTACAAGGCATTATTGCCAAGATTCCTTATTTAGCAAAGCTGAATATTGATATGATTTGGTTCAATCCATTCTTTGTATCACCGCAAAATGATAACGGTTATGATATTGCGGATTATTACCAAATTGACCCAACTTTTGGGACGATGGCTGATTTTGACGAATTGGTCGCGAAGCTCAAGGCAGTCGGGATTGAAGTCATGCTCGATATGGTCTTCAATCATACATCGACGGCGCATCCCTGGTTTCAAAAGGCATTAGCCGGCGATCCTAACTATCAAAAATTTTATTATTTGCGACCAGCCAAAGCCAATGGCCAATTACCAACGAATTGGGAATCGAAGTTTGGTGGGCCGGCCTGGGCACCGTTTGGGACGACTGGTTTATATTATTTACACCTATACGACCCCACCCAAGCGGATTTGGATTGGCATAACCCTGCCGTGCGTGCGGCTTGTAGCGCAGTCGTTAACTTTTGGCGTCAAAAGGGCGTTAAAGGCTTTCGCTTTGATGTTTTCAATGTGACCGGCAAAGCCACCACCTTAGTGGATGCTCCCGCTGGTGTTGCCAGCAAGACGCTTTATACGGATCAACCGGTGGTGCATGATTATTTGCGAGCACTGAATCAAGCCAGCTATGGTCAAGATGCGGCTAGCATTACTGTCGGTGAGATGTCATCGACCACGATTGAAAATAGTATTGGGTACACGGCACCGGCTAATCAGGAACTATCGATGGTGTTTAATTTCCATCATTTAAAGACCGATTATGTCGATGGTCGCAAATGGTCAAAGATGCCCTTTAACTTTCCCCGCCTGAAACGACTTTTAGACGACTGGGCCAAGGGAATGGCTGTCGGTGGTGGTTGGCAAGCACTATTTTGGAATAACCACGATCAACCGCGGGCCATTAATCGCTTTGGCGATGCTGGCAAGTACCGTACTAAGTCGGCCGAGATGTTAGCCACCGTTATTCATTTGATGCGGGGCACGCCGTTCATATATATGGGTGAAGAAATCGGGATGACCGATCCGGATTATCAGTCGATGACTGACTATGTGGATGTTGAAGCCGAGAATGCTTATCACACCTTGATTCAACAGGGGTATCGCCCTGAAGATGCTTTCACCATTGTCAAAGCCAAAGCGCGGGATAATTCACGGACACCGATGCAATGGGATGCGAGTGCCACCGCTGGCTTTACGACCGGCACGCCCTGGCTTCAGCCAACTAATCAGGCTGAGATTAATGTTGATGAGGAATTAGCCCATGGCGAAATTTTTAATTATTATCAACAGTTGATTCACTTGCGGAAAACGATGCCAATTGTTGCGGATGGGGATTATCAGCCGTGGCGTTTAGATGATGATCAAGTCTTTGGTTATTGGCGTCAACTAGGGACGCAACGGTTACTAGTCTTAAATAACTTTTACGGCACGGCAACGACCGTGACCCTCCCGACTGCAATGGTCACGGCCAAAGTCTTACTCTCTAACTATACGCAAGTTCAGGTGCAACCTAACTTAGTTTTGAAACCTTACCAGTCAGTTGTCTTAATGCAAGCATAA
- the map gene encoding type I methionyl aminopeptidase: MITLKSDREIKGMQAAGDIMVGLFHALEDYIKPGITTWDVDHFAYDYITAHDATPGELNFEGYKYSTCVSVNDMICHGCPSKDILVKDGDLLKIDTVINYHGYLSDSCHAFVAGTASPEVKKLMAVTYEALYRGIDQAVVGNRIGDIGWAIQDYAENQMGYGVVREYIGHGIGPTMHEKPDVPHYGEAGHGTRLKAGMTITIEPMVNIGDWRSGETADDGWTVRTMDGSLSCQYEHTLVITDDGPKILSSFDHAADAAYLLK, translated from the coding sequence ATGATAACTCTTAAATCAGATCGCGAGATTAAGGGCATGCAAGCAGCTGGCGACATCATGGTCGGCTTGTTTCATGCCTTAGAAGATTACATTAAGCCTGGCATTACAACTTGGGATGTGGATCATTTTGCTTATGATTACATTACCGCCCACGACGCCACCCCGGGTGAACTTAACTTTGAAGGCTACAAATACTCAACTTGTGTCAGCGTTAATGACATGATTTGTCACGGTTGCCCTAGTAAAGACATCTTAGTTAAAGACGGCGATTTATTAAAAATCGACACCGTCATTAACTACCATGGTTACTTGAGTGACTCTTGCCACGCTTTCGTTGCCGGTACAGCCTCACCAGAAGTCAAAAAACTAATGGCCGTCACCTATGAAGCACTTTACCGTGGGATTGACCAAGCCGTTGTTGGCAACCGTATCGGTGATATCGGCTGGGCAATTCAAGATTACGCTGAAAACCAAATGGGTTACGGCGTGGTCCGCGAATACATCGGCCATGGTATCGGACCAACGATGCATGAAAAACCAGACGTCCCTCATTATGGTGAAGCTGGTCACGGGACACGGCTCAAGGCTGGGATGACGATTACCATTGAACCAATGGTGAACATCGGCGACTGGCGTTCTGGCGAAACAGCTGATGATGGCTGGACCGTCCGGACGATGGATGGCAGTTTAAGTTGCCAGTATGAACATACCCTCGTTATTACCGATGATGGGCCTAAGATTTTATCCTCATTCGATCATGCAGCGGATGCGGCCTATTTATTAAAATAA
- a CDS encoding UbiX family flavin prenyltransferase — protein sequence MKRIVIGITGASGTIYAVDLLEKLHQDPTVEVHLVMSTWAKKNLALETDYTLKQLKALADYTYHINDQGATIASGSFLNDGMVIVPASMKTVAGIATGFGDNLISRAADVTIKEQRKLVIVPRETPLSVIHLENLTKLARLGAQIIPPIPAFYNQPKTIQDLVNHQTMKILDAFQIANKNDHRWEGD from the coding sequence ATGAAGCGGATTGTGATTGGAATTACCGGGGCGTCCGGGACGATTTATGCGGTTGATCTATTAGAAAAGTTGCATCAAGATCCAACGGTGGAAGTCCATCTAGTGATGAGTACCTGGGCCAAAAAAAATTTAGCGTTGGAAACGGACTACACCTTAAAGCAATTAAAGGCGTTAGCCGATTATACGTATCATATTAATGACCAGGGCGCCACCATTGCGAGTGGGTCATTCTTAAACGATGGCATGGTCATTGTGCCGGCTAGTATGAAGACGGTTGCGGGGATTGCGACTGGTTTTGGTGATAACTTGATTTCGCGAGCGGCGGACGTCACGATTAAGGAGCAACGTAAGTTAGTGATTGTTCCACGTGAAACACCATTGAGCGTGATTCACTTAGAAAATTTAACGAAACTAGCCCGATTAGGCGCACAGATTATTCCACCGATTCCAGCTTTTTATAATCAGCCGAAAACCATTCAGGACTTAGTTAATCATCAGACGATGAAAATCTTGGATGCCTTCCAAATTGCTAATAAAAATGATCACCGTTGGGAGGGCGATTAG
- the pnuC gene encoding nicotinamide riboside transporter PnuC, with protein sequence MLSNYFKFLSHQLKGWPQQNYYLFYFSLGCQVMTLVSAPITILSILTFIGTTLGVLCVLAINAAKSVNGLLGVISAICFIVVGFSAKNYLSIGEQLAYVVTLDIPVLLSASWNVNMVSKIRKFTGRTWVVAIVATLVVYGVSGYLIGALTDDPRPWVDAISFAICLTAGVICYLRYNNQYFWWIASGLAQMVLWFISFRQGSATLAMFINSSVYLMNDVLAFTVSPWYNKHERARLIAEEKAASESTDDAATDFSLNH encoded by the coding sequence ATTTTGAGTAATTATTTTAAATTTTTGTCCCACCAATTAAAAGGTTGGCCACAACAGAATTACTATTTATTCTATTTTAGCTTGGGTTGCCAAGTGATGACCTTGGTAAGTGCGCCTATCACAATCCTATCTATTCTAACATTTATTGGGACGACCTTGGGTGTTTTATGTGTCTTAGCAATCAATGCGGCGAAATCAGTCAACGGTTTGTTGGGCGTTATATCAGCAATTTGCTTCATTGTTGTTGGTTTTTCAGCGAAAAACTATTTAAGTATTGGGGAACAACTTGCTTACGTCGTGACCTTGGATATTCCGGTGTTACTCAGTGCGAGCTGGAATGTCAACATGGTCTCGAAAATTCGAAAGTTTACTGGCCGGACTTGGGTCGTGGCCATTGTGGCAACCTTAGTGGTGTACGGGGTATCCGGTTACTTAATCGGCGCTTTAACGGATGATCCACGGCCGTGGGTTGATGCGATTAGTTTCGCCATTTGCCTAACAGCGGGTGTGATTTGCTACTTACGTTACAATAATCAATATTTCTGGTGGATTGCATCAGGGCTAGCGCAAATGGTCCTTTGGTTCATCTCGTTCCGACAAGGTTCCGCAACCTTAGCGATGTTCATTAATAGTTCCGTTTACTTAATGAATGACGTTTTAGCGTTTACTGTTTCGCCTTGGTACAACAAGCATGAACGGGCTCGCTTGATTGCCGAAGAAAAGGCCGCCAGTGAATCAACAGATGATGCGGCAACGGACTTTAGTTTAAATCATTAA